In Phycodurus eques isolate BA_2022a chromosome 10, UOR_Pequ_1.1, whole genome shotgun sequence, a genomic segment contains:
- the LOC133409233 gene encoding globoside alpha-1,3-N-acetylgalactosaminyltransferase 1-like, with amino-acid sequence MALFPFCKTPTGAIRVSRMQLLLYCVLLSLIIYFLHGRKLGGNVRSPHPYFHSMELAMARQTTDMEKSKAAAPQTPAQTPWGAPLVWGDNHNSVRRRTEFAEQEIRIGLLALVVGTYAQHVRRFISSAEIYFLPNQLVTYYILIDNPRTLDPPIKLAPGRQLKVLPVAEFPGWDKLVYRRMPLLADTLKNQIGREVEYIFCADIDQEFLAPVEEEILGELVATLHPELYGKPRKALPYENDENSSAYVKKDEGDYYYTSELYGGLVHDMYRMALGCSLLILKDQGNGIMASGREESYLNRYLITHRPTCVLSPEYNWWDSGLAVDVPEKRLVSLGRQCEAFDAEKREKHRC; translated from the coding sequence actTCCTCCATGGGCGCAAGCTTGGTGGAAATGTGAGGTCCCCTCATCCTTACTTTCACTCCATGGAACTGGCCATGGCAAGACAAACGACCGATATGGAGAAGAGCAAGGCAGCAGCTCCACAAACCCCTGCGCAGACTCCTTGGGGTGCCCCTTTAGTTTGGGGTGACAACCACAACTCAGTCAGGCGAAGGACTGAATTTGCAGAGCAAGAAATCCGGATAGGCCTGCTAGCCCTAGTGGTGGGAACATATGCCCAACATGTGAGACGTTTCATCTCCTCAGCAGAAATCTACTTCCTACCCAATCAGTTGGTCACTTACTACATTCTCATTGATAATCCTCGCACATTGGATCCTCCCATCAAGTTGGCACCTGGACGGCAGCTGAAAGTGCTTCCCGTTGCGGAGTTCCCAGGCTGGGACAAGTTGGTCTATCGTCGTATGCCCCTTTTGGCTGACACCCTCAAAAACCAAATTGGCAGGGAGGTCGAGTACATTTTCTGTGCTGACATTGACCAGGAGTTTCTGGCTCCTGTGGAAGAAGAAATACTTGGTGAACTGGTTGCTACCTTGCACCCCGAACTCTATGGCAAACCACGGAAGGCGCTTCCTTATGAAAATGATGAAAACTCATCAGCTTACGTGAAGAAGGATGAAGGTGACTACTACTACACCTCTGAGCTCTATGGTGGGCTGGTTCACGATATGTACAGAATGGCTCTGGGTTGTTCTTTGCTCATATTGAAGGACCAGGGAAATGGCATAATGGCCAGCGGCCGTGAAGAGAGCTACCTGAATCGATACTTGATCACTCACCGGCCAACCTGCGTGCTTTCACCAGAGTACAATTGGTGGGATTCGGGCCTGGCTGTAGACGTGCCTGAGAAGAGGCTGGTCTCTTTAGGAAGGCAATGTGAGGCATTCGATgctgagaagagagagaagcacCGATGTTGA